A single genomic interval of uncultured Desulfobulbus sp. harbors:
- a CDS encoding phosphate/phosphite/phosphonate ABC transporter substrate-binding protein, which produces MKTGKIYRGCFLSVLLIYLCNLGLSSALASDTIILASIPYRQKAVLLTHLAPLVELLHRKLGREVEVVIADNYEDIGERLHHLVADLGILGPKSYVEAKEKFPEIQYLATNKNPDGFYYSMIIARKDAGINSLADLGKKSFAYTETGSTSGYLYPRQMLRNQGYDPDSMFATTYFLNKHDKVYAAVALKSVVGGAVSSSGMADAVEKFGPVFQALATSDPIPRNALVAGPRMSQGLVNQIREILRTAEDDPIFEHNTATMPIKGFLIKDDSFYDTVREHRENN; this is translated from the coding sequence ATGAAAACAGGAAAGATATATCGAGGGTGTTTTTTATCGGTCTTACTGATCTACCTTTGTAACCTGGGACTGTCTTCGGCACTTGCCTCAGACACAATAATCCTCGCCTCCATTCCCTATCGCCAGAAAGCGGTTCTGCTCACGCACCTGGCCCCTCTGGTTGAGCTCTTGCATCGGAAACTGGGACGCGAGGTCGAGGTGGTCATCGCGGACAACTATGAAGATATCGGCGAGAGGCTGCACCACCTGGTGGCCGATCTCGGTATTCTCGGTCCCAAAAGTTACGTTGAAGCCAAAGAAAAATTTCCCGAAATTCAATACCTGGCGACGAACAAGAACCCCGATGGTTTCTATTACTCCATGATCATTGCCCGCAAGGATGCCGGCATCAATTCCCTGGCCGACCTTGGCAAAAAAAGCTTTGCCTATACCGAGACCGGATCGACCTCAGGCTATCTCTACCCACGGCAGATGTTGCGGAACCAGGGGTATGATCCGGACTCCATGTTTGCGACCACCTATTTCCTCAACAAACACGACAAGGTCTATGCTGCCGTTGCCCTCAAGTCTGTCGTCGGTGGGGCTGTTTCCTCGTCAGGTATGGCTGATGCAGTGGAAAAATTCGGTCCAGTCTTTCAGGCTCTGGCAACATCGGACCCCATTCCAAGAAACGCCCTGGTCGCAGGACCCCGCATGTCGCAAGGCCTGGTCAATCAAATTCGTGAAATTTTACGGACCGCTGAGGATGATCCGATTTTCGAGCACAATACCGCCACGATGCCCATCAAGGGGTTTCTCATAAAAGACGATTCCTTCTACGACACTGTACGTGAACATCGGGAGAACAACTAG
- a CDS encoding ATP-binding protein, whose protein sequence is MAFQSLIHQIVLWIVVPILGVNGFVWFQLDALHRRSIAYLEQNVLVESTRILRELQIVRDTTDQLTAMTARDSVIIAAYNHRETDALYRFGRNLITSTLIDQVSFIDPQGIVIARGHEEYGFNDSLAENPYFRMAAAGQTFSGLATTNDRLAIVVAKPVYEFGAVLRGVLIVSRIISPGYLEKISNELGLRAAIGHDEGTGRVRIDSETGSASFVQMLPLATLTPDPFTLTINKSFRRELETFKSTRIRIVVVSAFFTVLAMVVVYFSVRYLLAPLRRLRTWLQQFKDGNLGVAALNQNIISQNNKKNELGFVAHAALSTIQELEAARGELQRMHRDLEVLVDERTRELMAKTAQLQEEIHERGIAEARVRGLKNHLQNIFDSMRCTLIGIDASGTINFVNAHAEAFSGRGFQALCGEPIAKILAIYGLPEDAVLKIDNPKEEQWQIRRYVTLFRGQQLHLDVTTYPFAYGNETGLIIRIDDVSGQVIMEQELFKSEKLKSIGLLAGGLAHDFNNFLTVILGNLSLAQAGNDISDHIRQLLIDAEKASIAAKELTCQLLTFAKGGEPIKELIDLGEPVREAAQLAVLDGCHTCAFHIPTDLWPAEIDRVQIEQVIRNIVMNASQAMPDGEEIEIRCANIARMEAGNEHQLAPGPYVQISIVDKGAGIPDEIVSQIFDPYFSTKTEGTGLGLAICHSIINKHNGAIEVASTPGIGTTFTLYLPASPDEHVKNSDDMHQDLTNQRSQLRILVMDDDLMVQKVCEAMLELLGHQVIFAMDGQEALQRYQQAMVSQVPFDLVIMDLVIPRGMGGKEAVKALHRLDPNARVIVSSGYSSDPVLANYEEYGFAAAIPKPYQLKELAQVLGQVAGTVQSLRLN, encoded by the coding sequence ATGGCCTTTCAAAGTCTTATTCACCAGATTGTCCTTTGGATTGTAGTTCCGATTCTTGGCGTCAACGGTTTTGTCTGGTTTCAGCTCGATGCCCTCCACAGACGCTCCATCGCCTATCTGGAGCAGAATGTTCTTGTCGAAAGTACCCGTATTCTGCGGGAGTTGCAGATCGTACGCGACACCACAGATCAACTTACGGCAATGACGGCACGCGACAGCGTCATCATTGCCGCCTACAATCACAGAGAAACCGATGCACTGTATCGATTCGGCAGGAATCTGATCACTTCCACCCTGATTGATCAGGTGAGCTTTATCGATCCCCAAGGGATCGTCATTGCTCGGGGGCACGAGGAATATGGATTCAACGACTCCCTTGCTGAAAATCCCTATTTCAGGATGGCTGCCGCTGGACAGACCTTTTCCGGTTTGGCGACCACGAACGACAGACTTGCCATTGTCGTCGCAAAGCCGGTCTATGAATTTGGCGCGGTGTTGCGAGGCGTGCTGATTGTTTCGCGCATCATTTCACCGGGCTATCTGGAGAAGATCAGCAATGAACTTGGCTTGCGGGCAGCCATTGGCCACGATGAGGGCACAGGCAGGGTGAGGATCGATTCGGAGACCGGCTCTGCCAGTTTCGTGCAGATGTTGCCCCTGGCCACCCTGACCCCAGATCCTTTTACCCTGACCATCAACAAAAGTTTTCGCCGTGAGTTGGAAACCTTCAAGAGTACGAGAATACGGATTGTCGTGGTTTCGGCGTTCTTTACCGTCCTCGCCATGGTCGTGGTCTATTTTTCAGTACGGTATCTCCTTGCCCCCTTACGGCGGCTGCGTACCTGGCTGCAGCAGTTTAAAGACGGCAATTTAGGCGTGGCCGCGCTGAACCAGAACATTATCAGTCAAAACAACAAAAAGAATGAGCTCGGCTTCGTTGCCCATGCCGCACTGTCCACCATCCAGGAACTGGAGGCTGCGCGAGGTGAGTTGCAACGTATGCACCGTGATCTGGAAGTGCTCGTGGATGAGCGAACCCGGGAGTTGATGGCCAAAACAGCCCAACTGCAGGAAGAAATTCATGAGCGGGGGATTGCCGAGGCTCGTGTTCGCGGCCTGAAAAATCACTTGCAGAATATTTTCGATTCCATGCGCTGTACCCTGATCGGCATTGACGCCTCAGGAACCATCAATTTTGTCAACGCCCACGCTGAAGCCTTCAGCGGTCGTGGTTTTCAAGCGCTTTGCGGTGAACCCATTGCAAAGATTCTCGCCATCTACGGTCTTCCGGAGGATGCGGTCCTGAAAATTGACAACCCAAAAGAAGAACAGTGGCAGATCCGGCGGTATGTAACCCTTTTCAGAGGGCAACAACTTCATCTTGATGTGACCACCTATCCCTTTGCCTATGGGAACGAAACCGGCCTCATCATTCGGATCGACGATGTCAGTGGCCAAGTGATCATGGAACAGGAACTGTTCAAAAGTGAGAAATTGAAATCCATTGGCCTCTTGGCAGGCGGCTTGGCCCATGACTTTAATAATTTTCTCACGGTCATTCTCGGCAACCTCAGTTTGGCCCAGGCAGGGAACGACATCAGTGACCATATCAGGCAGTTGTTGATCGATGCGGAGAAGGCAAGCATTGCGGCCAAGGAGTTGACCTGCCAACTCCTCACCTTTGCCAAAGGCGGGGAGCCGATCAAGGAACTGATCGATCTTGGCGAACCCGTGCGCGAGGCGGCGCAACTGGCCGTCCTTGACGGATGTCATACCTGTGCCTTTCACATTCCCACCGATCTCTGGCCTGCGGAAATAGATCGGGTCCAGATCGAGCAGGTTATTCGCAATATTGTGATGAATGCCTCGCAGGCCATGCCTGATGGCGAGGAAATCGAGATCCGTTGTGCAAACATCGCACGGATGGAAGCCGGCAACGAGCACCAACTGGCTCCTGGACCGTATGTCCAGATTTCGATTGTCGACAAGGGGGCGGGCATACCGGACGAAATTGTGTCACAAATTTTTGACCCCTACTTTTCCACCAAAACAGAGGGGACCGGCCTGGGGTTGGCCATCTGCCATTCGATAATCAACAAGCACAATGGAGCCATTGAGGTGGCATCGACCCCCGGCATAGGCACCACCTTTACCCTATACCTGCCAGCTAGCCCTGATGAACATGTCAAGAATTCCGACGACATGCATCAAGACCTGACGAATCAGCGGAGTCAGTTGCGTATCCTTGTCATGGACGACGATTTGATGGTGCAAAAAGTCTGTGAGGCGATGCTGGAGCTCCTTGGCCATCAGGTGATTTTTGCCATGGATGGGCAAGAGGCCCTCCAGAGGTACCAGCAGGCCATGGTCAGCCAGGTTCCCTTTGATCTCGTCATCATGGATCTGGTCATTCCCCGGGGAATGGGGGGCAAGGAGGCTGTAAAGGCTCTGCATCGACTTGATCCCAATGCCAGGGTCATTGTTTCAAGCGGATACTCGAGCGATCCAGTGCTGGCAAATTATGAGGAATACGGGTTTGCGGCCGCCATTCCCAAACCGTATCAACTCAAGGAGTTGGCCCAGGTCCTCGGCCAGGTCGCGGGAACAGTGCAGTCGCTTCGTCTCAATTAA
- a CDS encoding amidohydrolase family protein, whose product MPTSKTRYILAGSCIDGSGAPARKDLLLTVQDGIITAINGRTDLPKQNGADIDDLSHCTLVPPLVDCNLALTRSPSMQPRQGAASAGIDLNEQIAQMQRHIRYLHDHGVLGAVDNDAKASLIVGLRARDAENALISLRSPHDPHTSFAWRQISPEITPPPQRNSEAVRDRHPQEKQQNRDKKLVVLANGPEQVTRALDEGCDAVVQGYGMGERNLRRMAAERVLWIPSLILAKNGLDSSGSGGDVCCRFSLSYVAPGQAQPGAKGYWQQLLAEQLEQLRLARELGVPTAAGTGAGTPGIIHGESLVEEIKLFIKAGFPLEEAIHSASEAGARFFSMARIGALQVGRPATFLVTRGTPHQLPRKLAYLENIYLNGIPSAAYRKNPVKVVHQQRVQQERQTAV is encoded by the coding sequence ATGCCCACCTCTAAGACGCGATATATCCTGGCTGGGAGCTGTATCGACGGCAGCGGTGCCCCTGCCCGAAAAGATCTCCTGCTCACCGTGCAGGACGGCATCATCACCGCGATCAACGGCCGAACCGATCTACCCAAACAGAACGGTGCCGACATTGACGATCTCTCCCACTGCACCCTTGTTCCTCCGCTGGTCGATTGCAACCTCGCTCTGACCCGCTCCCCATCCATGCAGCCTCGCCAGGGAGCTGCCTCGGCAGGGATCGATCTCAACGAACAAATCGCCCAGATGCAGCGACATATCCGCTATCTTCATGACCACGGCGTACTGGGAGCCGTTGATAACGATGCAAAGGCGTCCCTGATCGTTGGATTGCGGGCAAGGGATGCGGAGAATGCACTGATCAGCCTCCGCTCCCCCCATGATCCCCACACGTCGTTTGCTTGGCGGCAGATCTCGCCCGAGATCACCCCGCCCCCCCAGAGAAACTCCGAAGCGGTGCGAGACAGGCATCCGCAAGAGAAACAGCAAAATCGGGATAAAAAACTGGTGGTGCTGGCCAACGGTCCCGAGCAGGTCACCCGAGCCCTGGATGAGGGCTGCGATGCCGTTGTGCAGGGGTATGGAATGGGGGAGAGAAATCTGCGGCGGATGGCTGCAGAGCGGGTTTTGTGGATTCCGAGCCTGATCCTGGCAAAAAACGGCCTGGACAGTTCAGGCTCAGGGGGTGATGTTTGCTGCCGTTTTTCCCTGAGCTACGTCGCACCCGGTCAAGCGCAGCCTGGTGCCAAGGGCTACTGGCAACAGCTACTTGCCGAGCAGCTCGAACAGCTGCGCCTTGCCCGCGAACTGGGGGTTCCCACCGCAGCGGGCACCGGGGCCGGCACTCCCGGCATCATCCACGGCGAATCGCTGGTCGAGGAGATCAAGCTCTTCATCAAGGCCGGCTTTCCCCTTGAGGAGGCCATTCACTCCGCCTCCGAGGCAGGAGCCCGTTTTTTCTCCATGGCGCGAATCGGTGCTCTCCAGGTCGGCCGCCCGGCGACCTTTCTCGTCACCCGCGGCACCCCCCACCAGCTGCCGAGGAAACTCGCCTACCTGGAGAATATCTACCTCAACGGCATTCCCAGCGCGGCCTACCGCAAAAACCCGGTCAAGGTGGTGCACCAACAACGCGTTCAGCAAGAAAGGCAAACTGCTGTTTGA
- a CDS encoding CHASE domain-containing protein: protein MGKQTNRSATNQPLPLLHSIWLPLMVLGITLATTLLLWQYADQRITERAQTRFDNQIDDITRRLISRLQDNETILLGGNALFGVRNELLTRQEWHIYASSLNLAKNNPGILGFGYSVWLPPEHVSSLEDKIRSEGYSQFTVTPTGKRPEYTAIIWLEPFNQANQRAFGFDMYSEPVRRTAMDLARDSGKTTISGKVILVQEMDVIKQNGILMYIPSYRAGMPLDTVQARREALRGYVYSPIRMNDFVYGALKALPQDIEFAIYSGSKPVTEQTLFTSRQAAHRPISPSYHSTFARTSSIDIFGTTWCLTFRSLPEFDQGFDQKQPQTLLIAGTLISIGLGLLAFMQSRARQQAVIIALQMREQLLTQQKSALYFQQSPLAVIEWDDQEQITAWNPTAERIFGYAPETALGSHLSLLFEQEAVLTGHRVGTFFEKSTKIVGKNRTKGGTLIDCEWYATALTDRSGRALGMVALIEDITERKKLERALQASETQFRLLFEEHSAIMLLIDPESGQIIRANRAAADFYGYSREQLEQMPIEQINCMPRENIDRMLSQVREGLLNEYAVPHRLADGSIRTVEVHTASISLEENSVIFAILHDITTRIQAEEERERLEGQNIQLQKAESLARMAGAIAHHFNNKLQAVTMSLEMAIDLLTHQTETTSSQQLQDLAGSALHSAKAAAEVSKLLLIYLGSAPCQFSLLDLSMICSNYQPILNATIPESIDYQVQSMPMGLMINANANNIQQILTNLISNAWEACPNHQGKVRLRVETVDGDDIPREYRFPVDFTPEPRKYACIVVVDTGVGIREQDIDRMFDPFFSSKFTGRGMGLPAVLGIVRAHKGTVVVDSREGLGSTFRVYFPLIQLNTVQAPKKSADHPPRSGRGTVLVVDDEAIIRKIVGEMLERLGYTVLEAADGVRAIEVFRQHQGTIDCILCDMVMPRMNGWETIASIRQHAPDLPVILASGYNEAHVMVGHNEIAVQAFLEKPFLFSKLKEVLAEIL from the coding sequence ATGGGTAAACAAACAAACCGATCGGCAACAAATCAGCCCCTTCCCCTCCTCCATTCCATCTGGCTGCCGTTGATGGTCCTGGGTATTACCCTGGCTACGACCCTGCTTCTCTGGCAGTACGCCGATCAACGTATCACCGAGCGGGCACAAACCCGATTCGATAATCAGATTGATGACATCACCCGCCGGCTGATCAGCCGTCTGCAGGACAATGAAACCATTCTCCTGGGCGGAAATGCACTGTTTGGTGTCCGCAATGAACTCCTGACTCGACAGGAATGGCATATCTATGCATCCTCGTTGAATCTGGCAAAAAACAACCCAGGCATTCTCGGATTCGGTTATTCGGTGTGGCTGCCACCGGAGCATGTTTCCTCTTTGGAAGACAAAATTCGCAGCGAGGGTTATTCCCAGTTCACGGTCACCCCCACGGGCAAACGTCCGGAATATACCGCAATCATTTGGCTGGAGCCGTTCAACCAGGCCAACCAACGGGCCTTTGGCTTTGACATGTATTCCGAGCCGGTCCGCAGAACGGCCATGGATCTGGCCCGGGATAGCGGTAAAACCACGATCAGCGGCAAGGTCATCCTGGTGCAGGAGATGGATGTCATCAAACAGAACGGCATCCTGATGTACATTCCTTCGTACCGGGCCGGAATGCCCCTCGACACGGTGCAGGCTCGTCGGGAAGCGCTCCGTGGTTATGTCTACAGCCCCATCCGCATGAATGATTTTGTCTATGGAGCGCTGAAAGCATTACCACAAGATATTGAATTTGCCATCTACTCAGGGAGCAAACCCGTTACCGAACAGACGCTGTTCACCAGCAGGCAGGCTGCACATCGGCCGATCTCTCCCTCGTACCACTCCACATTCGCCCGAACCAGCTCCATCGATATCTTTGGGACCACCTGGTGCCTGACCTTCCGCTCGCTGCCGGAATTCGATCAAGGCTTTGATCAGAAACAACCGCAGACCCTGCTCATTGCCGGGACCCTGATCAGCATCGGTCTGGGACTCCTTGCCTTTATGCAGAGTCGCGCGCGCCAGCAGGCGGTGATCATTGCCCTGCAGATGCGCGAGCAACTCTTGACCCAGCAAAAATCGGCCCTCTACTTCCAGCAATCGCCACTGGCGGTTATCGAATGGGATGATCAGGAGCAAATCACCGCGTGGAACCCCACCGCAGAACGCATCTTTGGTTATGCCCCGGAAACAGCGCTCGGCAGCCATCTTTCCCTGTTGTTCGAGCAGGAGGCGGTACTAACAGGTCACAGGGTCGGCACATTTTTTGAAAAAAGTACCAAAATCGTGGGGAAAAACCGCACCAAGGGCGGTACGCTCATCGACTGCGAGTGGTATGCCACCGCCCTTACCGATCGCAGCGGCAGAGCTTTGGGCATGGTTGCCCTGATCGAGGATATCACCGAGCGCAAAAAGTTGGAGCGCGCCCTCCAGGCCAGTGAAACCCAATTCCGCCTGCTCTTCGAGGAGCACAGCGCGATCATGCTGCTCATTGACCCCGAAAGCGGGCAGATCATCAGGGCCAACCGTGCTGCCGCGGATTTTTACGGCTATTCGCGCGAACAGTTGGAGCAGATGCCGATTGAGCAGATCAACTGTATGCCCAGAGAGAATATTGACCGTATGCTCAGCCAGGTTCGCGAAGGGCTGCTCAATGAGTACGCGGTTCCCCATCGTCTGGCGGACGGCTCGATCCGCACGGTGGAGGTGCACACCGCCTCCATCTCCTTGGAAGAGAATTCGGTCATTTTTGCCATCCTCCACGACATCACCACCCGCATCCAGGCCGAGGAGGAACGCGAACGGCTCGAGGGCCAGAACATCCAGCTGCAAAAGGCGGAAAGCCTGGCCCGCATGGCCGGTGCCATTGCCCACCATTTCAACAACAAGCTCCAGGCAGTCACCATGAGCCTGGAAATGGCGATTGATCTGCTTACCCATCAAACAGAGACCACCTCTTCACAGCAACTGCAGGATCTCGCAGGTTCCGCCCTGCATTCAGCCAAAGCCGCGGCTGAAGTCAGCAAGCTGCTGCTGATCTATTTGGGTTCCGCCCCTTGCCAGTTTTCCCTGCTTGACCTGTCAATGATCTGCAGCAATTACCAGCCGATTCTCAATGCCACCATACCCGAGAGTATCGATTACCAGGTCCAATCCATGCCCATGGGACTCATGATCAATGCCAATGCCAACAATATCCAGCAGATCTTGACCAACCTCATCTCCAATGCCTGGGAAGCCTGTCCCAACCACCAGGGCAAAGTACGTCTGAGGGTGGAGACGGTCGACGGTGACGACATTCCACGCGAGTACCGCTTCCCGGTCGATTTTACTCCCGAACCGCGGAAATACGCCTGCATTGTCGTAGTGGATACTGGCGTGGGCATTCGCGAGCAGGATATCGACCGCATGTTTGACCCCTTTTTCTCCAGTAAATTCACTGGTCGCGGCATGGGGCTTCCTGCGGTCCTGGGCATTGTCCGCGCTCACAAAGGCACCGTAGTCGTTGACAGTCGTGAAGGTCTGGGCAGTACGTTCAGGGTCTATTTCCCCCTGATACAACTCAACACTGTTCAGGCACCGAAAAAATCAGCCGATCATCCCCCGAGATCCGGCAGGGGGACCGTCCTCGTGGTTGATGATGAAGCAATTATCCGCAAAATCGTAGGAGAGATGCTCGAACGTCTGGGGTACACAGTGCTGGAGGCAGCCGATGGCGTCCGGGCAATTGAAGTGTTCCGCCAACATCAGGGGACCATTGACTGCATCCTCTGCGATATGGTCATGCCACGAATGAATGGCTGGGAAACCATTGCCTCGATCAGGCAGCACGCTCCGGACCTGCCGGTCATTCTCGCCAGCGGCTACAACGAGGCCCATGTCATGGTTGGCCATAACGAAATCGCGGTTCAGGCCTTTCTGGAAAAGCCCTTTCTCTTTTCCAAGCTCAAAGAGGTGCTGGCCGAGATACTCTGA
- a CDS encoding transposase, with the protein MFHVKNHKQLNILDPWAHLGPKRRALLDNSWAGLFQKHILPELPVESLRHHYHDYNGRPTKELYAMMGVMILQQMHDCTDQEAVEQFCFNIQWHYALNITSCSDAAVYLSHKTLWTMRDHLASDASYAEIFDASLGILAKLLKADMNKQRMDSVHVKSNMRNLGRIGLFTKTIKKFLVNLKRHHREHFDQLNTELTQRYLSKSQASLFAMVKPTESTRTLDQLAADVLLLTERFAAVDEVSTMQSFKLLSRLFAEQCVIEEDTTADSGKKAVARPNKEVPSDSLQNPSDADAGYSSHKGQGYQVQLVENYTTTDERGPSLITQVAVESADQHDANALLPALAQLEQKAMLPQQMLADSLYGSDSNCETALQEHQVAVISPVMPGNQKKFNLTEFTLDDQGKVLTCPQATAPDTVKKSKSGYSALFPIAVCQNCSSFDRCPVSIGKKGYYYRYTDKDIRLTRRRQEEESPEFREKYRYRAGVEATMSEFDRRTGVKHLRVRGMKAVRFAAFMKAIGLNILRASRHWGEKTSPMTSFYSLFFFSLAFQTYFKELFREDFSTRTHEGTNFQPVASFRADWAV; encoded by the coding sequence ATGTTTCACGTGAAAAACCACAAACAGCTCAACATCCTCGACCCATGGGCCCATTTGGGACCCAAACGACGCGCCCTCCTGGATAACTCATGGGCAGGTCTTTTTCAGAAGCATATCCTGCCTGAACTCCCGGTGGAGTCCCTGCGCCACCATTATCATGACTACAATGGCCGACCCACCAAGGAACTGTATGCCATGATGGGGGTGATGATCCTCCAGCAAATGCATGATTGTACTGATCAGGAGGCGGTTGAGCAGTTCTGTTTCAATATCCAGTGGCACTATGCCCTCAACATCACCTCGTGCTCCGACGCGGCTGTATACCTCAGCCACAAAACGCTCTGGACCATGCGCGATCACCTGGCCTCGGATGCGAGCTATGCCGAGATATTTGATGCCTCCCTGGGCATCCTGGCCAAGTTGCTCAAGGCCGATATGAATAAGCAGCGCATGGACTCGGTGCATGTCAAATCCAACATGCGCAATCTGGGTCGTATCGGGTTGTTCACCAAAACGATCAAGAAGTTCCTCGTCAACCTGAAGCGACACCACCGGGAACACTTTGATCAACTCAACACGGAGTTGACCCAACGGTATCTGAGCAAATCGCAGGCGTCTTTGTTCGCCATGGTCAAACCCACCGAGTCCACCCGCACCCTTGATCAGTTGGCTGCGGATGTGCTGCTCTTGACCGAGCGTTTTGCCGCCGTGGACGAGGTCAGCACCATGCAGAGCTTCAAACTGCTGAGCCGGTTGTTCGCCGAACAGTGTGTCATCGAGGAAGACACCACCGCCGATTCTGGCAAGAAAGCCGTGGCCCGGCCGAACAAGGAGGTGCCCTCCGATTCACTGCAAAACCCCTCCGATGCGGATGCCGGCTACAGCAGTCATAAAGGCCAAGGGTATCAGGTGCAGTTGGTGGAAAACTACACTACCACCGATGAGCGTGGACCATCCCTGATCACGCAGGTGGCGGTGGAATCCGCGGATCAGCATGATGCCAATGCCCTCCTGCCCGCCTTGGCCCAACTGGAGCAGAAGGCGATGCTGCCGCAGCAAATGCTGGCCGATTCCCTCTACGGCAGCGACAGCAATTGTGAAACGGCCCTGCAGGAGCATCAGGTGGCAGTCATCTCCCCGGTCATGCCGGGCAATCAGAAGAAGTTCAACCTGACCGAATTCACCCTTGATGACCAGGGCAAGGTTCTCACCTGCCCCCAGGCCACGGCACCCGACACGGTGAAGAAATCAAAATCCGGCTACAGCGCACTCTTCCCCATCGCTGTTTGTCAGAACTGCTCCTCGTTTGACCGGTGCCCCGTCTCCATCGGAAAAAAGGGCTATTACTACCGCTACACCGACAAGGATATCCGCCTGACCCGACGGCGACAGGAAGAAGAAAGCCCGGAGTTCAGGGAGAAGTACCGGTACCGGGCCGGCGTTGAGGCGACCATGTCGGAATTCGACCGGCGCACCGGTGTCAAACATCTCCGGGTTCGTGGCATGAAAGCAGTGCGGTTTGCCGCCTTCATGAAGGCCATCGGCTTGAACATATTGCGGGCCAGCAGGCACTGGGGCGAGAAAACCAGCCCAATGACGTCCTTTTACAGCCTATTTTTTTTCTCTTTGGCTTTCCAAACATATTTCAAAGAACTTTTTCGGGAAGACTTCTCAACAAGAACTCACGAAGGCACAAACTTTCAACCAGTCGCTTCTTTTCGAGCGGATTGGGCGGTTTGA
- a CDS encoding transposase gives MGNKGYGSIPGTLFECITFLARALPVRSVPTFIELLIGAMLTQTGFVTGAWLAIRPLRSWSAYYKWLQEGKWSWVALGVQMARMVVTFFPQLVWFLIIDDTFVYRASRKAPGSGIYHQHGNKANRPQYARGQCWVSMALSVTRGKKHSAIPLLSRLMRTDGNTGKLDAAKVLLRTVARVFTGKKVCLLVDSWYMKYPLISFVLALGFQVIGQVRRDTVLYALPVATGKRGRPAKYGDKYTPEVVALLPEVRHWLFLYGKWQWVRYRSAVCLAKFLRGHRVRAVWMQFEDEDGELSKPRLLISTNSQLSADEVFKFYARRWAIEDLFNQMKNGWGWREAWQQSRQVLHRWTQILSAAYALPQLLSMYCSEQMHGLLQLTPWRKKAPVTAGQIRLGLRMFFSHVRVRDWWNPTCRKFEPGSPLGKSGNTADSGKNSRKRRERNNRVTHPAPPS, from the coding sequence ATGGGCAACAAGGGATATGGCAGTATCCCCGGGACCCTGTTTGAATGTATCACATTCCTTGCCAGGGCTCTACCGGTACGTTCCGTTCCAACCTTTATCGAACTGCTGATCGGAGCCATGCTCACCCAGACCGGGTTTGTTACCGGAGCCTGGCTGGCGATCAGACCGCTACGCAGTTGGAGCGCCTATTACAAATGGCTCCAGGAAGGCAAGTGGTCCTGGGTCGCCCTTGGGGTGCAGATGGCCCGGATGGTGGTGACCTTCTTTCCCCAGCTGGTCTGGTTCCTGATCATTGACGACACCTTCGTCTACCGGGCTTCCCGAAAGGCGCCGGGAAGCGGAATCTATCACCAGCACGGCAACAAGGCCAATCGACCCCAGTATGCCCGCGGCCAGTGCTGGGTGAGCATGGCCCTGTCGGTAACCAGGGGCAAAAAGCACTCGGCGATCCCTTTGCTCTCCCGGCTGATGCGCACCGACGGCAACACCGGCAAGCTCGATGCGGCCAAGGTCCTGCTCAGGACCGTAGCACGGGTGTTCACCGGCAAAAAGGTCTGCCTCCTGGTGGACAGTTGGTATATGAAGTACCCTTTGATCTCCTTTGTCCTGGCCCTTGGTTTTCAGGTGATCGGCCAGGTCCGACGGGATACGGTGCTGTACGCGCTCCCCGTAGCCACCGGCAAACGGGGGCGACCGGCCAAGTATGGCGACAAATATACCCCGGAGGTGGTTGCTCTCTTGCCGGAGGTACGCCATTGGCTGTTCCTCTACGGCAAGTGGCAATGGGTACGCTACCGGAGTGCTGTCTGCCTGGCTAAATTCCTTCGCGGCCATCGAGTCAGGGCCGTGTGGATGCAGTTCGAAGACGAGGATGGCGAGCTCAGTAAGCCACGCCTGCTCATCTCCACCAACAGTCAGCTGAGTGCAGACGAGGTGTTCAAGTTCTACGCCCGCCGCTGGGCCATCGAAGACCTCTTCAACCAGATGAAGAACGGTTGGGGCTGGCGCGAGGCCTGGCAGCAGTCCCGCCAAGTGCTGCACCGCTGGACTCAGATCCTTTCGGCCGCCTATGCCCTGCCGCAACTGCTGAGCATGTATTGCAGCGAGCAGATGCACGGACTGCTGCAACTGACGCCATGGCGGAAAAAGGCCCCGGTGACCGCCGGCCAGATTCGCTTGGGACTACGGATGTTTTTCAGCCATGTCCGGGTTCGGGACTGGTGGAACCCGACATGCCGAAAATTCGAACCCGGTTCACCCCTTGGGAAATCGGGCAATACTGCCGATTCAGGAAAAAACTCCAGGAAACGGAGAGAAAGGAACAATAGGGTAACTCATCCGGCACCGCCATCGTGA